A window of the Hordeum vulgare subsp. vulgare chromosome 5H, MorexV3_pseudomolecules_assembly, whole genome shotgun sequence genome harbors these coding sequences:
- the LOC123452577 gene encoding probable glutathione S-transferase GSTU1, giving the protein MAGEKGLVLLDFWVSPFGQRVRIALAEKGLPYEYVEEDLIAGKSDRLLRSNPVHKKIPVLLHDGRPVNESLIILNYLDDAFPDAPALLPSDPYARAQARFWADYVDKKVYDCGTRLWKVKGEPQAQARAEMLEILKTLDGALGDKPFFGGDKFGFVDAAFAPFTAWFHSYERYGEFSLAEVAPKIAAWAKRCGERESVAKSLYSPEKVYDFIGLLKKRYGIE; this is encoded by the coding sequence ATGGCGGGCGAGAAGGGCCTGGTGCTGCTGGACTTCTGGGTGAGCCCGTTCGGGCAGCGCGTCCGCATCGCGCTGGCCGAGAAGGGCCTGCCCTACGAGTACGTGGAGGAGGATCTCATCGCCGGCAAGAGCGACCGCCTCCTCCGCTCCAACCCGGTCCACAAGAAGATCCCAGTGCTCCTCCACGACGGCCGCCCCGTCAACGAGTCACTCATCATCCTCAACTACCTCGACGACGCCTTCCCGGACGCCCCGGCCCTCCTCCCCTCCGACCCCTACGCGCGCGCGCAGGCCCGCTTCTGGGCCGACTACGTCGACAAGAAGGTCTACGACTGCGGCACCCGGCTCTGGAAGGTCAAGGGAGAGCCGCAGGCGCAGGCGCGCGCCGAGATGCTGGAGATCCTCAAGACCCTCGACGGCGCGCTCGGGGACAAGCCCTTCTTCGGCGGCGACAAGTTCGGGTTCGTCGACGCCGCCTTCGCGCCCTTCACCGCATGGTTCCACAGCTACGAGAGGTACGGCGAGTTCAGCCTGGCGGAGGTGGCGCCCAAGATCGCGGCGTGGGCCAAGCGGTGCGGCGAGCGGGAGAGCGTCGCCAAGAGCCTCTACTCGCCCGAGAAGGTCTACGACTTCATCGGCCTGCTTAAGAAGAGGTACGGCATCGAGTAG